From the Vulpes lagopus strain Blue_001 chromosome 22, ASM1834538v1, whole genome shotgun sequence genome, one window contains:
- the CTDSP1 gene encoding carboxy-terminal domain RNA polymerase II polypeptide A small phosphatase 1 isoform X1, with translation MPRARSEVWAGRGRGGGAGRWLRDTGRGPHSRPLGPALLRTLDPRGRKGWEERGSGRRGPRPQPSWVGAPPSRGCARPGGCPGDQKSAASQKPRSRGILHSLFCCVCRDDGETLPAHSGAPLLVEENGAVPKQTPVQYLLPEAKAQDADKICVVIDLDETLVHSSFKPVNNADFIIPVEIDGVVHQVYVLKRPHVDEFLQRMGELFECVLFTASLAKYADPVADLLDKWGAFRARLFRESCVFHRGNYVKDLSRLGRDLRRVLILDNSPASYVFHPDNAVPVASWFDNMSDTELHDLLPFFEQLSRVDDVYSVLRQPRPGS, from the exons ATGCCCCGCGCTAGGTCGGAGGTctgggcggggcgagggcggggaggcggggccggcAGATGGCTGAGGGACACTGGCAGGGGCCCCCACTCCCGGCCTCTGGGCCCAGCCTTGCTGAGGACTTTGGACCCACGTGGGCGGAAAGGGTGGGAGGAGCGCGGGAGTGGACGGcggggccccaggccccagccctccTGGGTAGGGGCCCCGCCGAGCCGGGGTTGTGCGCGTCCAGGTGGGTGTCCAG GTGACCAGAAGTCAGCAGCTTCTCAGAAGCCCCGGAGCCGGGGCATTCTCCATTCGCTTTTCTGCTGCGTCTGCCGGGACGATGGGGAGACCCTGCCTGCGCACAGTGGGGCCCCACTGCTGGTGGAGGAGAACGGAGCTGTCCCCAAG CAGACCCCAGTCCAGTACCTGCTCCCAGAGGCCAAGGCCCAGGACGCGGACAAGATCTGTGTGGTCATCGACCTGGACGAGACCCTGGTGCACAGCTCCTTCAAG CCTGTGAACAACGCCGACTTCATCATCCCTGTGGAGATTGATGGGGTGGTCCACCAG GTCTACGTGCTGAAGAGGCCCCACGTGGATGAGTTCCTGCAGCGAATGGGCGAGCTCTTTGAGTGTGTGCTGTTCACTGCCAGCCTTGCCAAG TATGCAGATCCAGTGGCCGATCTGCTGGACAAGTGGGGGGCCTTCCGGGCGCGGCTGTTTCGCGAGTCCTGCGTCTTCCACCGAGGGAACTACGTCAAGGACCTGAGCCGGCTGGGCCGAGACCTGCGGCGGGTGCTCATCCTCGACAACTCACCCGCCTCCTATGTCTTCCATCCAGACAACGCC GTACCGGTGGCCTCCTGGTTTGACAACATGAGTGACACCGAGCTCCACGACCTCCTGCCTTTCTTTGAGCAGCTCAGCCGCGTGGATGACGTGTACTCAGTGCTCAGGCAGCCACGGCCCGGCAGCTAG
- the CTDSP1 gene encoding carboxy-terminal domain RNA polymerase II polypeptide A small phosphatase 1 isoform X4, producing MDSSAVITQITKEEARGPLRGKGDQKSAASQKPRSRGILHSLFCCVCRDDGETLPAHSGAPLLVEENGAVPKQTPVQYLLPEAKAQDADKICVVIDLDETLVHSSFKPVNNADFIIPVEIDGVVHQVYVLKRPHVDEFLQRMGELFECVLFTASLAKYADPVADLLDKWGAFRARLFRESCVFHRGNYVKDLSRLGRDLRRVLILDNSPASYVFHPDNAVPVASWFDNMSDTELHDLLPFFEQLSRVDDVYSVLRQPRPGS from the exons ATGGACAGCTCGGCCGTCATTACTCAGATCACCAAGGAGGAGGCGCGGGGCCCGCTACGGGGCAAAG GTGACCAGAAGTCAGCAGCTTCTCAGAAGCCCCGGAGCCGGGGCATTCTCCATTCGCTTTTCTGCTGCGTCTGCCGGGACGATGGGGAGACCCTGCCTGCGCACAGTGGGGCCCCACTGCTGGTGGAGGAGAACGGAGCTGTCCCCAAG CAGACCCCAGTCCAGTACCTGCTCCCAGAGGCCAAGGCCCAGGACGCGGACAAGATCTGTGTGGTCATCGACCTGGACGAGACCCTGGTGCACAGCTCCTTCAAG CCTGTGAACAACGCCGACTTCATCATCCCTGTGGAGATTGATGGGGTGGTCCACCAG GTCTACGTGCTGAAGAGGCCCCACGTGGATGAGTTCCTGCAGCGAATGGGCGAGCTCTTTGAGTGTGTGCTGTTCACTGCCAGCCTTGCCAAG TATGCAGATCCAGTGGCCGATCTGCTGGACAAGTGGGGGGCCTTCCGGGCGCGGCTGTTTCGCGAGTCCTGCGTCTTCCACCGAGGGAACTACGTCAAGGACCTGAGCCGGCTGGGCCGAGACCTGCGGCGGGTGCTCATCCTCGACAACTCACCCGCCTCCTATGTCTTCCATCCAGACAACGCC GTACCGGTGGCCTCCTGGTTTGACAACATGAGTGACACCGAGCTCCACGACCTCCTGCCTTTCTTTGAGCAGCTCAGCCGCGTGGATGACGTGTACTCAGTGCTCAGGCAGCCACGGCCCGGCAGCTAG
- the CTDSP1 gene encoding carboxy-terminal domain RNA polymerase II polypeptide A small phosphatase 1 isoform X5 has product MDSSAVITQITKEEARGPLRGKGDQKSAASQKPRSRGILHSLFCCVCRDDGETLPAHSGAPLLVEENGAVPKTPVQYLLPEAKAQDADKICVVIDLDETLVHSSFKPVNNADFIIPVEIDGVVHQVYVLKRPHVDEFLQRMGELFECVLFTASLAKYADPVADLLDKWGAFRARLFRESCVFHRGNYVKDLSRLGRDLRRVLILDNSPASYVFHPDNAVPVASWFDNMSDTELHDLLPFFEQLSRVDDVYSVLRQPRPGS; this is encoded by the exons ATGGACAGCTCGGCCGTCATTACTCAGATCACCAAGGAGGAGGCGCGGGGCCCGCTACGGGGCAAAG GTGACCAGAAGTCAGCAGCTTCTCAGAAGCCCCGGAGCCGGGGCATTCTCCATTCGCTTTTCTGCTGCGTCTGCCGGGACGATGGGGAGACCCTGCCTGCGCACAGTGGGGCCCCACTGCTGGTGGAGGAGAACGGAGCTGTCCCCAAG ACCCCAGTCCAGTACCTGCTCCCAGAGGCCAAGGCCCAGGACGCGGACAAGATCTGTGTGGTCATCGACCTGGACGAGACCCTGGTGCACAGCTCCTTCAAG CCTGTGAACAACGCCGACTTCATCATCCCTGTGGAGATTGATGGGGTGGTCCACCAG GTCTACGTGCTGAAGAGGCCCCACGTGGATGAGTTCCTGCAGCGAATGGGCGAGCTCTTTGAGTGTGTGCTGTTCACTGCCAGCCTTGCCAAG TATGCAGATCCAGTGGCCGATCTGCTGGACAAGTGGGGGGCCTTCCGGGCGCGGCTGTTTCGCGAGTCCTGCGTCTTCCACCGAGGGAACTACGTCAAGGACCTGAGCCGGCTGGGCCGAGACCTGCGGCGGGTGCTCATCCTCGACAACTCACCCGCCTCCTATGTCTTCCATCCAGACAACGCC GTACCGGTGGCCTCCTGGTTTGACAACATGAGTGACACCGAGCTCCACGACCTCCTGCCTTTCTTTGAGCAGCTCAGCCGCGTGGATGACGTGTACTCAGTGCTCAGGCAGCCACGGCCCGGCAGCTAG
- the SLC11A1 gene encoding natural resistance-associated macrophage protein 1, whose translation MTGDKDPQSLSRPNYGSISHPPSSEPQQEPLRTTYLSEKIPIPDTEPGTFSLRKLWAFTGPGFLMSIAFLDPGNIESDLQAGAVAGFKLLWVLLWATVLGLLCQRLAARLGVVTGKDLGEICHLYYPKVPRTLLWLTIELAIVGSDMQEVIGTAIAFSLLSAGRIPLWGGVLITIVDTFFFLFLDNYGLRKLEAFFGILITIMALTFGYEYVVARPAQVALLQGLLLPSCPGCGRPELLQAVGIVGAIIMPHNIYLHSALVKSREIDRSRRPDIREANMYFLIEASIALSVSFFINLFVVAVFGQAFYQQTNEAAFNVCANSSLHDYAKIFPRNNLTVEVDIYQGGVMLGCVFGPAALYIWAVGLLAAGQSSTMTGTYAGQFVMEGFLRLRWSRFARVLLTRSCAILPTVLVAVFRDLKDLSGLNDLLNVLQSLLLPFAVLPILTFTSMPALMQEFANGRLSKAITSLIMALVCAINLYFVVIYLPSLPHPAYFILVALLAIVYLGLTTYLVWTCFIAHGVTLLAHSSHQHFLYGLPDVEEKGKISE comes from the exons ATGACAG GTGACAAGGACCCCCAAAGTCTAAGCAGGCCCAACTATGgctccatctcccacccacccagCTCAGAGCCACAGCAAGAACCTCTCAGAACAACCTACCTGAGTGAGAAGATCCCCATCCCGGACACAGAACCG GGCACATTCAGCCTGAGGAAGCTGTGGGCCTTCACCGGGCCTGGCTTCCTCATGAGCATCGCTTTCCTGGACCCAGGAAACATCGAGTCGGATCTTCAGGCTGGCGCCGTGGCTGGATTCAAA CTGCTCTGGGTGCTGCTATGGGCCACCGTGCTGGGCTTGCTCTGCCAGCGCCTGGCTGCCCGGCTGGGTGTGGTGACAGGCAAGGACTTGGGTGAGATCTGTCATCTCTACTACCCTAAG GTGCCCCGCACCCTCCTCTGGCTGACCATCGAGCTAGCCATCGTGGGCTCGGACATGCAGGAGGTCATCGGCACGGCCATCGCGTTCAGCCTGCTGTCAGCCGGCCG AATCCCACTCTGGGGTGGCGTCCTCATCACCATCGTGGacaccttcttcttcctcttccttgacAACTACG GGTTGCGGAAGCTGGAAGCCTTTTTCGGGATCCTTATTACAATTATGGCCTTGACCTTCGGCTACGAG TACGTGGTGGCACGTCCCGCCCAGGTAGCGCTTCTCCAGGGCCTGCTCCTGCCCTCGTGCCCCGGCTGCGGCCGGCCGGAGCTGCTGCAGGCCGTGGGCATCGTCGGCGCCATCATCATGCCCCACAACATCTACCTGCACTCGGCCCTGGTCAAG TCTCGAGAGATAGACCGGTCCCGCCGGCCGGACATCCGAGAAGCCAACATGTACTTCCTGATTGAGGCCAGCATCGCCCTGTCTGTCTCCTTCTTCATCAATCTCTTTGTTGTAGCGGTGTTCGGGCAGGCCTTCTACCAGCAAACCAACGAGGCTGCG TTCAATGTCTGCGCCAACAGCAGCCTCCACGACTACGCCAAGATCTTCCCCAGGAACAACCTGACGGTGGAGGTGGACATCTACCAGGGA ggCGTGATGCTGGGCTGCGTCTTCGGGCCCGCGGCGCTCTACATCTGGGCCGTGGGCCTCCTGGCGGCGGGACAGAGCTCCACCATGACCGGCACCTACGCGGGACAGTTCGTGATGGAG ggcttCCTGCGGCTGCGGTGGTCACGCTTCGCGCGCGTGCTCCTCACTCGCTCCTGCGCCATCCTGCCCACCGTGCTCGTGGCAGTCTTCAGGGACCTGAAAGACCTGTCAGGTCTCAACGACCTGCTCAACGTGCTGCAGAGCCTGCTG CTTCCCTTTGCGGTGCTGCCTATCCTTACGTTCACCAGCATGCCAGCCCTCATGCAGGAGTTTGCCAATGGCCG GCTGAGCAAGGCCATCACATCCCTCATCATGGCCCTAGTCTGCGCCATCAACCTCTACTTCGTGGTCATCTACCTGCCCAGCCTCCCACACCCTGCCTACTTCATCCTCGTAGCCCTTCTGGCTATAGTCTACCTGGGCCTCACCACCTATCTG GTCTGGACCTGTTTCATTGCCCATGGAGTCACCCTTCTGGCCCACAGCTCCCATCAACACTTCCTGTATGGGCTTCCTGAtgtggaggagaaagggaagatcTCTGAGTGA
- the CTDSP1 gene encoding carboxy-terminal domain RNA polymerase II polypeptide A small phosphatase 1 isoform X2, producing MPRARSEVWAGRGRGGGAGRWLRDTGRGPHSRPLGPALLRTLDPRGRKGWEERGSGRRGPRPQPSWVGAPPSRGCARPGGCPGDQKSAASQKPRSRGILHSLFCCVCRDDGETLPAHSGAPLLVEENGAVPKTPVQYLLPEAKAQDADKICVVIDLDETLVHSSFKPVNNADFIIPVEIDGVVHQVYVLKRPHVDEFLQRMGELFECVLFTASLAKYADPVADLLDKWGAFRARLFRESCVFHRGNYVKDLSRLGRDLRRVLILDNSPASYVFHPDNAVPVASWFDNMSDTELHDLLPFFEQLSRVDDVYSVLRQPRPGS from the exons ATGCCCCGCGCTAGGTCGGAGGTctgggcggggcgagggcggggaggcggggccggcAGATGGCTGAGGGACACTGGCAGGGGCCCCCACTCCCGGCCTCTGGGCCCAGCCTTGCTGAGGACTTTGGACCCACGTGGGCGGAAAGGGTGGGAGGAGCGCGGGAGTGGACGGcggggccccaggccccagccctccTGGGTAGGGGCCCCGCCGAGCCGGGGTTGTGCGCGTCCAGGTGGGTGTCCAG GTGACCAGAAGTCAGCAGCTTCTCAGAAGCCCCGGAGCCGGGGCATTCTCCATTCGCTTTTCTGCTGCGTCTGCCGGGACGATGGGGAGACCCTGCCTGCGCACAGTGGGGCCCCACTGCTGGTGGAGGAGAACGGAGCTGTCCCCAAG ACCCCAGTCCAGTACCTGCTCCCAGAGGCCAAGGCCCAGGACGCGGACAAGATCTGTGTGGTCATCGACCTGGACGAGACCCTGGTGCACAGCTCCTTCAAG CCTGTGAACAACGCCGACTTCATCATCCCTGTGGAGATTGATGGGGTGGTCCACCAG GTCTACGTGCTGAAGAGGCCCCACGTGGATGAGTTCCTGCAGCGAATGGGCGAGCTCTTTGAGTGTGTGCTGTTCACTGCCAGCCTTGCCAAG TATGCAGATCCAGTGGCCGATCTGCTGGACAAGTGGGGGGCCTTCCGGGCGCGGCTGTTTCGCGAGTCCTGCGTCTTCCACCGAGGGAACTACGTCAAGGACCTGAGCCGGCTGGGCCGAGACCTGCGGCGGGTGCTCATCCTCGACAACTCACCCGCCTCCTATGTCTTCCATCCAGACAACGCC GTACCGGTGGCCTCCTGGTTTGACAACATGAGTGACACCGAGCTCCACGACCTCCTGCCTTTCTTTGAGCAGCTCAGCCGCGTGGATGACGTGTACTCAGTGCTCAGGCAGCCACGGCCCGGCAGCTAG
- the CTDSP1 gene encoding carboxy-terminal domain RNA polymerase II polypeptide A small phosphatase 1 isoform X3, with product MPRARSEVWAGRGRGGGAGRWLRDTGRGPHSRPLGPALLRTLDPRGRKGWEERGSGRRGPRPQPSWVGAPPSRGCARPGDQKSAASQKPRSRGILHSLFCCVCRDDGETLPAHSGAPLLVEENGAVPKQTPVQYLLPEAKAQDADKICVVIDLDETLVHSSFKPVNNADFIIPVEIDGVVHQVYVLKRPHVDEFLQRMGELFECVLFTASLAKYADPVADLLDKWGAFRARLFRESCVFHRGNYVKDLSRLGRDLRRVLILDNSPASYVFHPDNAVPVASWFDNMSDTELHDLLPFFEQLSRVDDVYSVLRQPRPGS from the exons ATGCCCCGCGCTAGGTCGGAGGTctgggcggggcgagggcggggaggcggggccggcAGATGGCTGAGGGACACTGGCAGGGGCCCCCACTCCCGGCCTCTGGGCCCAGCCTTGCTGAGGACTTTGGACCCACGTGGGCGGAAAGGGTGGGAGGAGCGCGGGAGTGGACGGcggggccccaggccccagccctccTGGGTAGGGGCCCCGCCGAGCCGGGGTTGTGCGCGTCCAG GTGACCAGAAGTCAGCAGCTTCTCAGAAGCCCCGGAGCCGGGGCATTCTCCATTCGCTTTTCTGCTGCGTCTGCCGGGACGATGGGGAGACCCTGCCTGCGCACAGTGGGGCCCCACTGCTGGTGGAGGAGAACGGAGCTGTCCCCAAG CAGACCCCAGTCCAGTACCTGCTCCCAGAGGCCAAGGCCCAGGACGCGGACAAGATCTGTGTGGTCATCGACCTGGACGAGACCCTGGTGCACAGCTCCTTCAAG CCTGTGAACAACGCCGACTTCATCATCCCTGTGGAGATTGATGGGGTGGTCCACCAG GTCTACGTGCTGAAGAGGCCCCACGTGGATGAGTTCCTGCAGCGAATGGGCGAGCTCTTTGAGTGTGTGCTGTTCACTGCCAGCCTTGCCAAG TATGCAGATCCAGTGGCCGATCTGCTGGACAAGTGGGGGGCCTTCCGGGCGCGGCTGTTTCGCGAGTCCTGCGTCTTCCACCGAGGGAACTACGTCAAGGACCTGAGCCGGCTGGGCCGAGACCTGCGGCGGGTGCTCATCCTCGACAACTCACCCGCCTCCTATGTCTTCCATCCAGACAACGCC GTACCGGTGGCCTCCTGGTTTGACAACATGAGTGACACCGAGCTCCACGACCTCCTGCCTTTCTTTGAGCAGCTCAGCCGCGTGGATGACGTGTACTCAGTGCTCAGGCAGCCACGGCCCGGCAGCTAG